Part of the Deltaproteobacteria bacterium genome is shown below.
GCTATAAACACGTCGAACGATTAGCTAAGCTTAAGTATAACAGCTCTGACAGCCAATCTACCATGAGCGATTCGAGATCTGTGGATTCTACCTGGAGGTGCTCCGTATATTGAAGAGGAATATTGGCAGCAGTTTTCCCGTAAATAATTTCCAGCATAGCTAAACCGCTACTTTTGAAAAGTTCTTCCAAGCTACCACCTCGCACCTTCATCTGCATATCTGCGGTGTGATCGACAAATTCATATAACTGAGAGCTGTTGATATCGTTTTTTTCTTGCATATACGTATTGCTTATTTTGTCGCTAAGTATAAAATCCGCATGCAAACACAACAAATAGAGAACTGATTTCAGATTAACAGATCTTAGTCGTTTCGCTACAAAATAGCGGAGAAGAGTGTGTAATTAATATTATGGAGTAATAAAATATGAAAAAGCGTTTGCTCGTTGCTTTTGGTATCATGCTAATGCAAATACTGAATTTGGATTCGGCCGTAGCCGATCAGCCTGGTAAGGAGCGTTTTCCAGAGAGAATTCCACTTCCAGAGGCTGCGGAGTCTGGACAGCCAGCTGATGGAACACGAAGTGCGACTCTAGGTTCGGTTGACTGGACTTTTTCTGTATCGCCAGTTGTGACGATGATGTTTTTTGACGACGATCGCAATCGTCCTTTATATGGTGGTTATGTCGAAGCGCGGAGAAGCGATTTTCCAGTGAATCTGCGCATCGGTATTGAGGGCGCGCATTTCGATTCTGAAAATGATGCTTTAGTGGATGCCTTTGCTACATCAGGTTCAGGTGCTTCTGGGCCGGAGCTAACATTTATTAGAGTTCCTATCGCTCTTGAGTATTACAGAGAGGTAATGGATAATTTAACGCTATTTGCTGGTCCAGGGCTAGACATCATTCACATGGATAATTTCGCGGATGATACTGGAGTTGGCTTACATCTAAGTGGTCGTGCAGCCTATGAAGTGATCCAAGATTTGGTGGATGTTACACTTGAGGGCGGCTATCTATTCGCCGACGATCTTGAATCAGACGGTGGAGATGTAAACTTTGACGGAGCGTTTGTTTCTGCAGGCGTAGCCGTTAAGTTCTAGAAGTTGCGCTGCAAAACAATGAGGGAGGGGCTTTGCTGCTGCGCTGTCTGTGGATTCTTGTTCTGACAGTCGCCGTATCGTCAGAAGCTTTTGCACAGTATCCAGGGTTTAAGGAGGATCCGCAAAAGCTAATAGCGATGTTAAAGCGCAGCGAGCGCGGCCCCTTCTCTCGCATTTTATGGTTCTGTAGCGACGGAACTTCCCATCCTCCTTCCGCCGGTGCTTGCGAAAAGCACGGCGGCGGCATTCAGCACGGTGAATGGAATGAAGCCGTCAGGGGTTTACGCGAGAACGGTTATCTAATCGCCACGGTTTATGCTGCGCTTACTGAAGATGAAGTTAGTAAGCTAGGTGCAAACTCCCAAGATCTTTCTTCCCTTCTAATAGAACGCTTCCTCATAGAGCGAGATGACGGTTGGATATTTAACCGCGCGAGGTACTATCGCGGGGCGGCGCAGGTAGAGGATGAGGTCAACGGAAGTCAGCGGCTCTTACAGGCAATTTATGGCAGGGACGAAGTTGCTTTTCTCATGATGAGAGAAGCTGCGCGTTTGTTTCCACGAGAGGCCGACAAAGAGAGAGCGCAGAGCATTAGGTTTTTAGCTACTCAGCTTGCCAAGCGAGATATTCGTTTTTTACCTCTAAAAAATAAACTTCATTCTTATCCAGATTCGCGAGATGGAGAGAGGGTGAGAAAATTTTTGCGCGATTTTTCTCCGCGAGAAACAGATCCATATTGGAAGCTAATATCGCTTATAGAAGATTTCTACCTAGAGGCGAGAGATGGCACTAGGTTGCGAAGTCTCGCCGCGTCGATTTTTAACGGTTTTGATATTTCGGCGTTTGAAGAGCTGGAATTAAGCCTAAGATTTTTGACTTCAACGCCCGCATCCCGCTGGAGTAGAGGTCAGCTAGCTGAACTTCTTGCAGTTTTGCGCACCTCATTTGAAAGTGCAGAAGAAGTTCACTTTAAGAGCGCTCTAATGGACGCAAGTCTTTTAGCTGAAGAATTAATGATATTTAAGAATAGCGAGACACCAAGAGTTTTAAATAATCTTACGCGCGGCGATGCTTTAGACGAGTTGCAAAATTACCTGTTTTCCTTATACGGCATAGGCGTAATTTCGTCTCGAGAGTTTCAGTCCGCGCGCTATGCCGTAATGCGCGCGAAAAGTTCTGAATTTGTCGAACCATACTGCACCGAAATAGATTATCTCTCCCGGGCGCCTATATGGTCCCAAAATCGCTATCAAAAGGAATTTTCTCATGGTTTATCGCGCATGAGCAAGCTTGAACCGATTGCGAAAGAATTTGTGGTGGATCGCTTGCGCGGCGGAGTAGCTTTGCTTTTTTCTGAGCTTATGGAGCAATTAGAGGAAGACTGCGGTAATTTATTGGAGCGGGAGCACGTCATTTTTGATGAGACGGTTAGCCACGGGCTCGGTCGACTTAACCCTGGAATTGCTAGAGGTATTCTTTTTGAACCAGTGGAGGGCGGGGCAGTGCCGCTTGTGCCAGAAAAGTACATTTACTTAGTTGAGCACACTACAGCAGAGTTGCCGCCCGTTGCGGGGATATTAACTATGCAAGAAGGGAACATGCTTTCGCATGTTCAGTTGCTAGCGCGCAATTTGGGTTTGCCTAACGTAGTAGTTTCTTCTGAGTTAATGAGTCGACTTAAAACGCGCCTGGGCAGAAATATCGTCGTAGCAGCTAGTCCTCAGGGAAAGGTTTCTATTGCCGACTATGAAGAGAAATGGGAGGAAGTATTTAAGGGCTTCCGGTCGGAGCCATCTACTTCGATTGATGTGAATTTAAATAAGATAGACTTAAAAGAGAGAAGGCTATTGTCTCTCAGGCGTGTTGGGCAAAGCGATTCTGGGCGCATCGCAGGGCCTAAGGCAGCTAATTTAGGCGAACTTAAAAGGCGCTTCCCCTCCGTCGTTACGGAGGGGGTGGTAATCCCCTTTGGCGTCTTTAAAGCAGCGCTGGAGCAAATTCAAGTTCCAGACGGCAGGTCTATTTTTAGCTGGATGCAGAGTGTTTATCGGGATAATTTAGACCACAGTTTATCTAATCCAGTCATACGAGAAATGCTAAGCACTGTGCGCGAAGCTATCTTAGATTACGAGTTTTCGCCCGCGTTTCTCGGTGAGTTGCGCTCAGTGTTAGCGAAAGAGCTAGGGCCAATCGGAACATACGGGGTGTTCGTCCGCAGCGATACAAATGTCGAGGATTTGGCTAATTTTACTGGGGCGGGGCTAAACCTTACAATAGCCAATGTTAAAGAGTTTAAAGCTATTGTAGATGCAATTCGCCAAGTTTGGACTTCACCGTTTGCCGAGCGGGCGTACTCCTGGCGGCAGAGAAATATGTCAACTCCCGAACACGTTTATGCAGGTGTACTATTGCTAAAAAGCGTTCCGTCTGAAAAATCTGGAGTTCTAGTAACAGCAGATGTCGATAGGGGGGACGCCAATTTTTTTACCGTGGCGGCAAATGAGGGAATAGGCGGTGCCGTGAGCAATCAGTTGGCTGAGCTACTTACGATAGACAAGCGGACGGGAGATATTCGCTTGCTTTTGTCAGCCTCGGCGCCAACCAAGCGAGTGCTTGCGTATAAGGGCGGGCTAGATGAAGTGTTTGCGAGCAAAGGCGAACGCATTATGCAGAAGGCCGAGCTATCCATGCTAATTCGCTTTGCAGAGGAATTATTGCTTTCAGATCCACCTTTAGTCGATGAAGCAGGGGAGAGAGTGCCGGCTGATATAGAGTTTGGATTTGTGGGAGGCAGATTGCAGGTGTTTCAGGTGAGGCCGTTTCTTCATAGCAGGCATTCGGCAAAGAACTCCTATTTGATGACACTAGATAGTAAGAAGGACGGGCTTGCGACCAAGCGCGTAAATATGGATGAAAAGTTATTATTGCATTGATGCAAGTCGCCACCGGTTTTTGCTCTTAGGAGAGAGTTGTCTAACAAGGCGTTTTGTTTTGGCCTTTGTCCT
Proteins encoded:
- a CDS encoding phosphoenolpyruvate synthase — its product is MLLRCLWILVLTVAVSSEAFAQYPGFKEDPQKLIAMLKRSERGPFSRILWFCSDGTSHPPSAGACEKHGGGIQHGEWNEAVRGLRENGYLIATVYAALTEDEVSKLGANSQDLSSLLIERFLIERDDGWIFNRARYYRGAAQVEDEVNGSQRLLQAIYGRDEVAFLMMREAARLFPREADKERAQSIRFLATQLAKRDIRFLPLKNKLHSYPDSRDGERVRKFLRDFSPRETDPYWKLISLIEDFYLEARDGTRLRSLAASIFNGFDISAFEELELSLRFLTSTPASRWSRGQLAELLAVLRTSFESAEEVHFKSALMDASLLAEELMIFKNSETPRVLNNLTRGDALDELQNYLFSLYGIGVISSREFQSARYAVMRAKSSEFVEPYCTEIDYLSRAPIWSQNRYQKEFSHGLSRMSKLEPIAKEFVVDRLRGGVALLFSELMEQLEEDCGNLLEREHVIFDETVSHGLGRLNPGIARGILFEPVEGGAVPLVPEKYIYLVEHTTAELPPVAGILTMQEGNMLSHVQLLARNLGLPNVVVSSELMSRLKTRLGRNIVVAASPQGKVSIADYEEKWEEVFKGFRSEPSTSIDVNLNKIDLKERRLLSLRRVGQSDSGRIAGPKAANLGELKRRFPSVVTEGVVIPFGVFKAALEQIQVPDGRSIFSWMQSVYRDNLDHSLSNPVIREMLSTVREAILDYEFSPAFLGELRSVLAKELGPIGTYGVFVRSDTNVEDLANFTGAGLNLTIANVKEFKAIVDAIRQVWTSPFAERAYSWRQRNMSTPEHVYAGVLLLKSVPSEKSGVLVTADVDRGDANFFTVAANEGIGGAVSNQLAELLTIDKRTGDIRLLLSASAPTKRVLAYKGGLDEVFASKGERIMQKAELSMLIRFAEELLLSDPPLVDEAGERVPADIEFGFVGGRLQVFQVRPFLHSRHSAKNSYLMTLDSKKDGLATKRVNMDEKLLLH
- a CDS encoding archease, encoding MQEKNDINSSQLYEFVDHTADMQMKVRGGSLEELFKSSGLAMLEIIYGKTAANIPLQYTEHLQVESTDLESLMVDWLSELLYLSLANRSTCL